Proteins found in one Paenibacillus sp. FSL R10-2782 genomic segment:
- a CDS encoding dipeptidase, producing MSYSAYFEKVREQQLDELKEWLSIPSISALSEHKGDINKAADWLAAKLTSAGLENVEIIPTKGHPLVYADYLHAPGKPTILVYGHYDVQPVDPLHLWETPPFESSIRDGKLYARGATDDKGQVFLHIKAVEAILKQEGKLPLNIKFCIEGEEEVSSPNLLEFLQTSADRLTADAVLVSDTSLIEKGKPAICTGLRGLCSLEVAIHTANTDLHSGSFGGGVPNALHALVSLLATLHDDKGRVSIDGFYDDVAPLSAEMRAEFMKQDFNESKLQKDLALDSLYGEEGFSFVERVGARPTLELNGVYGGFQGEGTKTVIPKEAHAKITCRLVANQNPQDILDKIERHLRAHVPTGATVNIQQGEKANAFNIDPSHAFLQAAADAFEKVYGVRALFTKDGGSIPIVETFSRVLTAPVVLMGFGLPDENLHAPNEHFNLENFDKGLLTIVEFLKSV from the coding sequence ATGAGTTATTCTGCATATTTTGAAAAGGTCAGAGAGCAGCAGCTTGATGAGCTGAAGGAATGGTTGTCCATTCCAAGTATTTCCGCATTATCCGAGCACAAAGGTGACATTAACAAAGCAGCCGATTGGCTTGCTGCCAAACTGACGTCTGCCGGGCTGGAGAACGTTGAAATTATTCCGACTAAAGGCCATCCGCTGGTGTACGCGGATTATCTGCATGCGCCTGGCAAACCGACGATCCTCGTGTACGGCCACTATGATGTACAGCCGGTCGATCCCCTTCACCTGTGGGAAACTCCACCGTTCGAGTCGTCGATCCGTGATGGAAAGCTGTATGCTCGCGGAGCTACAGACGATAAGGGCCAGGTATTCTTGCACATTAAGGCGGTCGAAGCCATTTTGAAGCAGGAAGGCAAGTTGCCGCTGAACATCAAATTTTGCATCGAAGGCGAAGAAGAAGTGTCCAGTCCAAACCTGCTTGAGTTTTTGCAGACAAGTGCCGACCGTCTGACTGCCGACGCTGTACTGGTATCCGACACCTCCCTGATCGAAAAAGGCAAGCCTGCCATTTGCACAGGTCTGCGCGGATTGTGCTCACTGGAAGTTGCGATCCACACCGCCAATACGGATTTGCATTCCGGCTCCTTTGGCGGCGGTGTACCGAACGCGCTGCATGCTCTGGTGTCCTTGCTGGCAACGCTGCATGACGACAAGGGACGCGTCAGCATCGACGGCTTCTACGATGATGTCGCGCCGCTATCGGCGGAGATGAGAGCAGAGTTCATGAAGCAAGATTTTAATGAGAGCAAGCTGCAAAAGGATCTTGCGCTTGATTCCCTCTACGGCGAAGAAGGATTCAGCTTCGTCGAGCGTGTCGGGGCACGTCCGACGCTGGAGCTGAACGGCGTGTATGGCGGCTTCCAGGGTGAAGGCACGAAGACGGTCATTCCGAAGGAAGCTCATGCGAAAATTACGTGCCGCCTGGTTGCCAACCAGAATCCGCAGGACATTCTGGACAAAATCGAGCGCCATCTGCGCGCCCATGTTCCGACAGGTGCCACGGTGAACATCCAGCAGGGTGAAAAAGCAAACGCCTTTAACATCGACCCGTCACACGCATTTCTGCAAGCAGCGGCGGATGCTTTTGAAAAGGTATATGGTGTACGCGCCCTGTTTACCAAGGACGGCGGCTCCATCCCTATCGTGGAAACCTTCTCCCGTGTGCTAACCGCACCCGTCGTATTGATGGGCTTCGGCTTGCCGGATGAGAACTTACACGCGCCGAATGAGCATTTTAATTTGGAAAATTTCGATAAGGGTTTGCTAACCATCGTGGAGTTTTTGAAATCTGTGTAA
- a CDS encoding LuxR C-terminal-related transcriptional regulator — MKLTKGNDHKNKFLLTHREREVFELLVQDKTTRDIAGQLFISEKTVRNHISNVMQKLNVKGRSQAVVELIRLGELKI; from the coding sequence GTGAAATTGACGAAGGGTAACGACCACAAAAACAAGTTTTTGTTAACTCACCGTGAGCGTGAAGTATTTGAACTGCTTGTGCAGGACAAAACAACACGTGACATCGCCGGACAACTATTTATTAGTGAGAAGACGGTGCGTAACCATATTTCCAATGTAATGCAGAAACTGAACGTAAAAGGTCGTTCACAGGCGGTCGTGGAATTAATCAGGCTTGGAGAATTAAAAATCTGA
- a CDS encoding putative holin-like toxin: MEVKDALTLMMLFGTLLVTLIGLIVTIVIALNQNKKK, translated from the coding sequence GTGGAGGTTAAAGATGCTCTGACATTAATGATGTTGTTCGGTACGTTATTAGTTACGTTAATCGGATTAATCGTCACCATTGTTATTGCACTGAACCAAAACAAAAAGAAATAA